A single genomic interval of Nitrospirota bacterium harbors:
- a CDS encoding sulfite exporter TauE/SafE family protein: MGIEFNSFQAIYIGVTILLTALIKTSFGVGGGIFMTAAFSLILPPKSAVGLGGPIMLLTNIMPMIHYWKNINKSVLLTIASGSIIGVIVGGVIMNYTPDRWFARMVGFFCGIFAVHQLVKNHPIPYFKMISKKVENYQYQKWHGVLFGFLGGIVTVIAHSGGVIYAIYMISINLTPSTFVKYQLYSPPRYQIYSPLFPG, from the coding sequence ATGGGTATCGAATTTAATTCCTTCCAGGCCATCTATATTGGTGTTACTATTTTATTAACAGCTTTGATTAAGACTTCTTTTGGAGTAGGGGGAGGAATCTTCATGACCGCTGCCTTTTCTCTGATTCTTCCTCCTAAGAGTGCCGTTGGATTAGGTGGTCCCATCATGTTGTTAACAAATATCATGCCCATGATTCATTATTGGAAGAACATAAATAAATCAGTTCTTTTAACAATTGCTTCAGGTTCTATAATTGGGGTCATCGTTGGAGGTGTAATTATGAATTATACTCCAGATCGGTGGTTTGCAAGGATGGTTGGCTTTTTTTGTGGAATCTTTGCTGTTCATCAGCTTGTTAAAAATCATCCGATTCCTTATTTTAAAATGATTAGCAAAAAAGTCGAAAATTATCAATACCAGAAATGGCACGGGGTGCTTTTTGGTTTTCTGGGAGGAATTGTTACTGTAATAGCTCACTCGGGGGGGGTAATTTATGCTATATATATGATATCTATAAACCTCACTCCGAGTACTTTTGTCAAGTATCAGCTTTATTCCCCACCCCGGTATCAGATTTATTCCCCACTTTTTCCAGGTTAA
- a CDS encoding lactate utilization protein yields MIKKITSNMIQKVVENLRRNEMEALYFSSIEKAKEEVLKMVPIDAKVGIGGSVTIRDMGLLEALVKRGNTVYDHWKEGLSREERYEVGKKQQRADIFLTSTNALTMDGKLINVDATGNRVSSMIFGPSKVIVVAGVNKIVKNMSQGLARLKKVAAPKNCQRRKDPTPCAEDLICRDCNTPFRLCRVTTIIERRPWGIKDFTVIIIGKDIGY; encoded by the coding sequence GTGATAAAAAAAATAACATCGAATATGATTCAGAAGGTTGTTGAGAACTTGAGGAGAAATGAGATGGAGGCTTTGTATTTTTCATCTATTGAAAAAGCTAAGGAGGAAGTTTTAAAGATGGTCCCCATCGATGCCAAAGTCGGAATTGGTGGGTCTGTTACCATAAGGGATATGGGACTTCTTGAGGCTTTAGTAAAAAGAGGGAATACGGTCTACGATCACTGGAAGGAAGGACTTTCCAGGGAAGAGAGATACGAAGTTGGGAAAAAACAGCAGAGGGCGGATATCTTCCTGACAAGTACTAACGCACTGACCATGGATGGAAAACTTATTAACGTTGATGCAACGGGTAATCGCGTTTCTTCCATGATCTTTGGTCCTTCGAAGGTGATTGTTGTAGCAGGAGTCAACAAGATAGTCAAGAATATGAGTCAGGGTCTTGCTCGACTTAAGAAAGTAGCAGCTCCAAAAAATTGCCAGAGGCGAAAGGACCCTACTCCCTGCGCAGAAGATTTAATTTGCAGAGATTGCAATACACCGTTCAGGCTTTGCAGGGTGACAACCATTATTGAAAGAAGACCGTGGGGAATTAAGGACTTCACTGTAATCATTATAGGGAAAGATATAGGATATTGA
- a CDS encoding sulfite exporter TauE/SafE family protein, protein MTLEIIILSSIVVSMAFFVRGLTGFGSGPLMVAPLILLLDIKIVVPTAAILAVLTGILLLSTFQTIKWVRKDVLLILIPTYMIGIVLGTYVLVSFKSSLLKTLLGLFIAGYALKILFWDKEVKEVKELKNYVGVIAGLLSGITGGLFGAGGPPVVVYLARKLRDKNALRATLVFLFFLMDIWRVILFAYAGLINVDILKFSLYLLPAFIIGNLSGSFVHIKVNQALFYRIIALVLLIIAIFLIF, encoded by the coding sequence ATGACATTAGAAATAATAATTCTATCCAGCATAGTAGTAAGCATGGCCTTCTTTGTAAGAGGGTTAACTGGTTTTGGTTCGGGGCCATTGATGGTGGCACCACTTATTCTTCTTCTTGACATAAAGATTGTCGTACCGACAGCAGCCATACTCGCCGTGCTCACTGGAATCCTATTGCTTTCTACTTTTCAGACAATAAAATGGGTCAGAAAGGATGTATTACTTATATTAATTCCCACATATATGATAGGCATTGTTTTAGGTACATATGTATTAGTTTCCTTCAAAAGTAGCCTGCTCAAAACTTTGTTAGGTTTATTTATAGCAGGCTATGCCCTTAAAATTCTATTTTGGGATAAGGAAGTTAAGGAGGTTAAGGAACTTAAGAATTATGTGGGAGTTATCGCTGGTCTACTGAGTGGCATCACAGGAGGCTTATTTGGTGCAGGTGGACCACCAGTTGTTGTATATCTGGCCAGGAAATTAAGAGATAAGAATGCCCTCAGAGCTACATTGGTCTTTTTATTCTTTTTAATGGATATATGGCGAGTGATATTATTTGCTTACGCTGGTCTGATAAATGTAGATATCCTTAAGTTTAGTCTTTATCTATTGCCGGCTTTTATAATTGGGAATCTATCTGGATCGTTTGTGCATATAAAGGTCAATCAAGCTTTGTTCTATCGAATAATCGCTCTGGTATTACTGATAATTGCGATATTCCTTATATTCTGA